Proteins from a single region of Styela clava chromosome 1, kaStyClav1.hap1.2, whole genome shotgun sequence:
- the LOC120345317 gene encoding uracil phosphoribosyltransferase homolog, producing MPILEHDSNDVFEEPIKISVTEALSSLRLIKVNDQVRRLQTIIRDKTSSRSDFVFNADRLIRLVIEEGLNLLPYSTCQIETHSDIMCNGIRFDRGNCGVSIVRSGEAMEQGLRDCCRSIRIGKILIQSEDDTQQAKVFYAKLPPDIHRRKVLLMYPILSSGNTVLKAVDVLNEHSVPDHNIILLTLFCAPEGVHAVASKHPNIRILTSEVHENAPIYFGKKYFGTD from the exons ATGCCGATTTTAGAACATGACAGTAATGACGTTTTTGAAGAACCAATCAAAATATCTGTTACAGAGGCCCTGTCATCACTGCGTTTGATAAAAGTAAATGACCAAGTTCGAAGACTCCAGACAATAATAAGAGATAA AACTTCATCCCGAAGTGATTTCGTTTTCAATGCAGATCGTTTAATCAGACTTGTTATTGAAGAAGGATTAAATTTACTTCCATATTCTACTTGTCAAATTGAGACACATTCAGATATAATGTGCAATGGGATTCGATTTGATCGAGGAAATTGTGGTGTCAGTATTGTCAGAAGCG GGGAAGCAATGGAACAAGGTCTTCGAGATTGTTGTCGGTCAATTCGTATTggtaaaattttgattcaatcAGAAGATGATACGCAACAAGCTAAAGTATTTTATGCTAAATTACCACCAGATATTCACAGGAGAAAAGTATTGTTGATGTATCCTATCCTGT CATCGGGAAATACAGTTCTTAAAGCTGTTGATGTCTTGAATGAACACAGTGTTCCAGACCACAATATTATATTACTGACATTGTTTTGCGCCCCAGAAG GTGTCCATGCTGTGGCAAGCAAGCATCCAAACATTAGAATATTAACATCAGAAGTACATGAGAATGCACCAATATATTTTGGGAAGAAATATTTTGGAACTGATTGA
- the LOC120343402 gene encoding IQ motif and ubiquitin-like domain-containing protein, with product MEEETSKKEGTVEPAKTTTEQETEEKSKAAEVADTNAEQVGTSTDQPTETNTDKPLETNTDQPTETNTDEPTDTIVNEPAENNVAQPAGTSEDQAAETISEQPAEPSVDQAAETNAEKPADQAAETNVEPSVDKAAETPADKVAETNVEQPAAASDEQSAENETNAPVETNADQPQENNNQTETAPTNAEEPVISTKEPPAESEQPQLIAPLPSGVGTDDISTEKQTDDAPTVTTGGAETLEEKQTEGGQDQQSQPETAETQQEKEATATVKFQLLPSTEVITIASALSTSISTLKENALKEIEDTKSELQIRCNGEEVNLQSTLLDLGVNPNGTIQFEILSTDPNISLKSVKGKKAPGTPDFITVRVAKENNEFREVVVEIERQQRKKTFLGGFRHKLSGTQFHHAAAQTAQKKVKASEVEKFTRDCQTVFEKNSTQQTTNVTSTQMPKVGCYISTDEDIILTPRKYITYDEYMKKRIKAVIVLQSYFRRWQARHLVDELKLDRDRRIEWERQEEIRKRREKEERIKQEFEKRINPKTREDFDLLYSALEKWRLEELGHIDNEFTGAERKAALCALLEQETQLIGSIDRRKIDAYKDGKEKKILQFLDKAAAPKRWKAYDGRHTEMDTQYTIRAKELRDIYNSINMKYLTQDERLDVLLTLKHTVKEHDCKLTREITELIDREADLLMRGVRDTNLEGLRKRISTLFLQYCKNPLFNPEAARLLKVPQDPSTLVRDIYFCPSSNQYLPSTEFQLTSKSRAVGKSRKVQQLDNEARTRQDYSHYRIMLRALRQSEEGYHDNSKIAYLIQEKDLQYLIENIWGAQSILSSWDDLYDLVLVRWDRDEEWSPWNTILLTKDEAIAHNKLDHLQEAYSRQFVSKVCHKHTLARVHFVKLPGMAEALRKKASGSQRLPGPGKVEGISALSAY from the exons GAACTGTTGAACCAGCCAAAACAACGACTGAACAGGAAACAGAAGAAAAGAGCAAGGCAGCAGAGGTAGCAGACACCAATGCTGAACAGGTAGGAACTTCTACAGACCAACCAACAGAGACAAATACAGACAAACCATTAGAGACCAATACAGACCAACCAACAGAGACCAATACAGACGAACCAACAGATACCATTGTAAATGAACCAGCAGAGAACAATGTAGCACAACCAGCAGGGACTAGTGAAGACCAGGCTGCTGAGACCATTTCTGAGCAACCAGCAGAGCCGAGTGTAGACCAAGCGGCAGAGACCAATGCTGAGAAACCAGCAGACCAAGCTGCAGAGACCAATGTAGAGCCGTCTGTAGATAAAGCTGCTGAGACACCAGCAGACAAAGTTGCCGAGACCAATGTTGAACAACCAGCAGCAGCCAGTGATGAGCAGTCTGCTGAGAATGAAACAAATGCACCTGTAGAGACCAATGCAGACCAGCCTCAGGAAAATAACAACCAAACTGAGACTGCACCTACCAATGCTGAAGAACCTGTAATATCAACCAAAGAGCCTCCAGCAGAATCAGAACAACCACAGCTTATTGCTCCATTACCAAGTGGAGTTGGTACAGATGATATATCAACTGAAAAACAAACTGATGATGCTCCAACTGTTACAACTG gtgGAGCAGAAACATTGGAAGAAAAGCAAACAGAAGGAGGCCAAGATCAACAAAGTCAACCAGAAACTGCTGAAACCCAACAAGAAAAAGAAGCAACTGCCACTG tTAAATTTCAACTTCTACCGAGCACTGAAGTAATAACAATAGCATCTGCTCTCAGTACTAGCATATCAACTTTGAAAGAAAATGCGttgaaagaaattgaagataCAAAGTCTGAGTTGCAGATTAGATGCAATG GAGAAGAAGTCAATCTTCAGAGCACTTTGCTTGATTTAGGAGTCAATCCTAACGGCACGATACAGTTTGAGATATTATCAACAGATCCAAATATATCACTCAAATCTGTAAAAGGAAAGAAAGCACCAGGGACCCCTGATTTTATTACAGTTCGGGTTGCTAAAG AAAACAACGAATTCCGAGAAGTTGTTGTTGAAATTGAACGACAGCAAAGAAAGAAAACATTTCTTGGTGGTTTCAGACATAAATTATCTGGTACTCAGTTTCATCACGCTGCAGCACAAACTGCTCAGAAAAAAGTCAAAGCAAGTGAAGTTGAAAAATTTACCAGAGATTGTCAG ACAGTTTTTGAAAAGAACAGTACGCAGCAGACAACTAATGTAACATCGACACAAATGCCAAAAGTTGGTTGTTACATTTCTACAGATGAAGACATAATATTAACACCACGAAAATATATCACTTATGACGAATATATGAAAAAGAGAATTAAAGCA GTCATTGTTCTGCAATCATATTTCCGTCGATGGCAAGCTAGACATCTCGTGGATGAATTAAAACTGGATCGTGACCGTCGAATTGAATGGGAGAGACAAGAAGAAATCAGAAAAAGGAgagaaaaagaagaaagaaTTAAACAAGAATTTGAGAAAAGAATCAATCCAAAAACTCGAGAAGATTTTGATTTGCTGTATTCTGCACTGGAAA AATGGAGACTTGAAGAACTTGGTCATATTGACAATGAATTTACCGGAGCAGAAAGAAAGGCAGCTTTATGTGCGTTACTTGAACAAGAAACTCAACTTATTGGTTCAATTGATCGTCGAAAAATTGATGCTTATAAAGACGGAAAAGAGAAAAAGATTTTGCAGTTTTTAGACAAG GCAGCAGCTCCAAAAAGGTGGAAAGCATATGATGGCCGACATACAGAGATGGATACCCAATATACAATTCGAGCAAAAGAATTGAGAGATATATACAACAGTATCAATATGAAGTATCTCACACAAGATGAAAGGCTCGACGTACTTCTGACATTAAAACACACTGTGAAG gAACATGATTGTAAGTTGACAAGAGAGATTACTGAACTTATAGATCGTGAAGCAGATCTGCTCATGAGAGGAGTCAGGGACACTAATTTAGAAGGATTGAGAAAACGAATTTCCACATTGTTCCTGCAATATTGTAAGAATCCACTTTTCAATCCAGAGGCTGCTCGACTACTCAAG GTTCCACAAGATCCAAGTACTTTGGTTCGAGATATATACTTTTGTCCAAGTTCGAACCAATACCTACCGTCCACTGAGTTTCAACTTACTTCCAAGTCAAGGGCTGTTGGAAAAAGCAGAAA GGTTCAGCAACTGGATAATGAAGCTCGTACAAGACAAGATTATTCGCATTATCGAATCATGTTACGAGCACTTCGACAATCAGAAGAAGGTTATCATGATAACAGCAAAATTGCATACTTGATACAG GAAAAAGATCTTCAATACTTGATTGAAAATATCTGGGGAGCACAAAGTATACTGAGTTCATGGGATGATTTGTATGATCTTGTATTAGTAAGATGGGATAGAGATGAAGAATGGTCACCATGGAATACTATACTACTTACAAAAGATGAAGCGATTGCTCATAATAAACTTGATCACTTACAAGAG gcATACAGCAGGCAGTTTGTTTCTAAAGTCTGTCACAAACACACACTGGCTCGTGTCCATTTCGTCAAATTACCAGGAATGGCAGAAGCATTGAGAAAGAAGGCTTCAGGATCACAAAGATTACCAGGACCAGGAAAAGTGGAAGGAATCAGTGCTCTCAGTGCATATTAG
- the LOC120345308 gene encoding thimet oligopeptidase-like produces MLTASYIKVTRSVVSLIARTNVPTFQNFSWITLKKRNFSTTKMPAAAINKETVLKHLSLKWDMTAPEIGERAEKLIETTRALYDKIGNLDLCEVTFENTIKPIADSDCTFSVERCNLDFYQSIHPDKALRDASTECDKKLSDFEIETSMRQDIYDRIVAFEEKSKDMKLSDETRRFITRMNKLGQRNGLRLPKNEQEKVMAIKKRQTEIEIDFQKNLNEENSTWEFSEDELKGLPKDLLNELEKTSEGKFKLSLKYPHYFPLMKKCSVESTRKKMEIAFNSRCKEENSAILTELVKLRAEKAKILNFSTHAAFIHDMRMAKNPENVKSFLQNLAAKLKPLGEYDRKEMLKLKEEECKELGVEFDGKINMWDLRYYMTKIEETKFAVDQEKLKQYFPLYVVTDGLLEIYQELLGLKFNKVEGVTLWHEEVTMYTVTDKVSENIIGIFYLDLYPREGKYGHAACFGLQPGCLKPDGKRQLAVAAMVANFSKPTADAPSLLQHSEVETYFHEFGHVMHQICSETEYQLFSGTNVERDFVEAPSQMLENWCWEHEAVKRMSKHYKDGSVIPSEMMDSLVKSRNANIGVFLLRQITLATLDLNIHTRDSADIVKVYADACDSILGIPASEGTCMPATFGHLGGGYDAQYYGYLWSEVFCYDMYHSRFKSEGIFDTTVGRDYREKILKPGGSKDASEMLRNFLGRDPTQAAFLKAKGLAA; encoded by the exons ATGCTTACAGCTAGTTATATCAAAGTTACAAGAAGCGTAGTTTCTTTGATCGCTCGAACCAACGTTCccacatttcaaaatttctctTGGATTACCCTGAAAAAACGAAATTTCTCCACAACGAAAATGCCGGCTGCAGCAATTAACAaag AGACTGTTCTAAAACACCTGTCACTAAAATGGGACATGACAGCACCTGAGATTGGAGAACGAGCTGAAAAGCTGATTGAAACAACCCGTGCTCTTTATGACAAGATTGGAAACCTAGATTTATGTGAAGTAACGTTTGAAAACACAATAAAGCCGATTGCAGATTCTGATTGCACGTTTAGTGTTGAAAG GTGTAACTTGGATTTTTATCAGAGTATTCACCCTGATAAAGCATTGCGAGATGCAAGTACTGAATGTGATAAGAAATTATCGGATTTTGAGATCGAAACCAGCATGCGACAAGATATTTATGATCG CATTGTTGCTTTTGAAGAAAAATCAAAGGATATGAAGTTATCTGATGAAACAAGAAGATTTATTACTAGAATGAATAAATTAGGACAAAGGAATGGTCTTCGTCTGCcaaaaaatgaacaagaaaaaGTCATG GCCATTAAGAAAAGACAAACCGAAATAGAGATcgattttcaaaagaatttgaACGAGGAAAATTCAACTTGGGAGTTCAGTGAAGATGAATTGAAAGGACTACCGAAAG ACCTCCTGAATGAGTTGGAAAAAACTTCTGAAGGCAAattcaaactttcattgaaatATCCACATTATTTTCCACTGATGAAGAAATGTTCGGTTGAAAGTACACGAAAGAAAATGGAAATTGCTTTCAATTCTAGATGCAAAGAG GAGAATTCTGCTATCTTGACTGAACTTGTAAAACTCAGGGctgaaaaagcaaaaattttgaactttAGCACTCATGCGGCATTCATACATGACATGAGAATGGCAAAAAATCCTGAAAATGTTAAATCGTTTCTTCAAAATTTAGCCG CCAAGCTGAAACCACTCGGTGAATATGACAGAAAGGAAatgttgaaattgaaagaagaagAATGCAAAGAACTCGGTGTTGAATTTGATGGAAAAATTAACATGTGGGATTTGAG GTATTATATGACCAAAATTGAGGAAACAAAATTTGCAGTTGATCAAGAAAAATTGAAGCAGTATTTCCCTCTCTATGTTGTTACTGACGGATTGTTGGAAATTTATCAAGAATTGTTAGGATTAAA ATTCAACAAAGTTGAGGGTGTAACTCTCTGGCATGAAGAAGTAACAATGTATACAGTGACTGATAAAGTTTCTGAAAATATCATTGGAATATTTTATCTTGATCTTTATCCAAGAGAAGGAAAGTACGGACATGCTGCTTGCTTCGGATTACAGCCAGGATGTTTGAAACCTGATGGGAAGAGACAGCTTG cTGTTGCAGCCATGGTTGCAAACTTCAGTAAACCAACGGCAGATGCTCCATCTTTATTACAACACAGTGAAGTTGAAACTTATTTCCATGAATTTGGTCACGTCATGCATCAAATATGTTCAGAG ACTGAATACCAGTTGTTTAGCGGTACCAATGTTGAAAGAGATTTTGTAGAAGCTCCATCACAGATGCTTGAAAATTGGTGTTGGGAACATGAAGCAGTAAAAAGAATGTCCAAACATTACAAG GACGGATCAGTAATTCCAAGCGAGATGATGGACAGTCTCGTTAAATCAAGAAATGCGAATATTGGAGTATTTCTTCTTAGACAAATAACACTTGCTACTTTGGATCTTAACATCCACACAAGAGACTCTGCTGATATAGTGAAG GTCTATGCAGATGCATGTGATAGTATATTGGGCATTCCAGCATCTGAAGGTACATGCATGCCTGCAACATTTGGACATCTTGGAGGAGGGTACGATGCTCAATACTATGGTTATCTGTGGAGTGAAGTCTTCTGCTATGACATGTATCACTCGAG ATTCAAATCTGAAGGTATTTTCGATACTACCGTCGGTCGAGATTACAGAgagaaaattttaaaaccaGGTGGATCTAAGGATGCAAGTGAAATGCTGAGAAATTTTCTTGGTAGAGATCCAACTCAAGCTGCTTTTCTCAAAGCAAAAGGCCTTGCTgcataa
- the LOC120341068 gene encoding lysM and putative peptidoglycan-binding domain-containing protein 3-like, translating into MSSTALYKNADTALLSKKESYLKYNTLSSSGHQTSSSDEISGVVKSSLRRKVKETHDDTQLIELKDTNYNKNGESGNFSNGNKSNTVLLTEDILPNDTLQSFSLRYGCSINDIKRANGLIKEQDFYALKTIKIPVSRYSLLTVPEEKQRHREIYDQFYSQDTASSSALISTSIDSDVKRSFETILPSHADSSGKSSQNTSPEIQSSSEFDSSESLEETASLLVQSNRPKRVDAADKNDTNSYLKKLDKDIRKTVKKADIGNDKTPHNESLNEVLSSIQFYPSEQTMPPPNRVKKTNGADCGLKWWSVILCFFLILLIIIILAVFEYYRSK; encoded by the exons ATGAGTAGTACTGCATTATATAAAAATGCTGACACTGCTTTATTAAGCAAAAAAGAGtcttatttgaaatataatacatTATCATCATCTGGTCATCAAACAAGCAGTTCGGATGAAATATCCGGTGTCGTAAAAAGCAGCTTGCGGAGAAAAGTAAAAGAAACGCACGATGATACTCAACTAATTGAATTAAAAGATAccaattataataaaaatggaGAAAGTGGAAATTTTAGTAATGGAAATAAATCAAACACTGTGTTACTCACCGAAGATATACTGCCTAACGATACGTTGCAATCTTTTTCACTGCGATATGGATGCTCT attAATGACATCAAAAGAGCAAACGGACTGATAAAGGAACAGGATTTTTATGCTTTAAAAACTATTAAAATACCTGTAAGTCGCTACAGTTTACTAACAGTTCCTGAGGAAAAACAAAGACATCGAGAAATTTATGATCAGTTTTATTCACAAGATACTGCTTCTTCATCTGCTCTTATTTCAACCAGTATTGACTCTGATGTGAAACGTTCTTTCGAAACTATCTTGCCAAGCCATGCTGATAGTTCCGGTAAATCATCGCAAAATACGAGTCCTGAAATACAATCTTCTTCTGAATTTGATTCTTCAGAAAGTTTAGAAGAAACAGCATCACTTTTAGTGCAATCCAACAGACCAAAACGTGTTGACGCAGCTGATAAAAATGATACGAACAGTTACCTCAAAAAGCTTGATAAAGATATAAGAAAGACCGTCAAGAAAGCTGATATAGGAAATGATAAAACACCTCACAATGAGAGTTTAAATGAGGTACTGtcttcaattcaattttatccCAGCGAACAGACAATGCCTCCCCCAAACAGAGTTAAAAAAACTAATGGTGCGGATTGCGGTTTAAAATGGTGGTCTGTGATATTATgcttttttctcattttactTATTATTATCATCCTAGCTGTTTTTGAGTATTATAGATCGAAATAG